The stretch of DNA ACGAGATTCCTCAAATCCAGAAACTGGCGATCGAACTGGGCGCAGTCGCCCATCACATTTTTCTTTTGGTACCCACAGGCCGCGGCAAATACATTGTCGACCAGGAAATAACTGCAGCCGAATACGAACGCACCTTAAACTGGTTTTACGATCAAAGGGACAAGACACCTCTGCAGCTCAAAGCAACCTGCGCTCCCCATTATTACCGCATACTGCGGCAACGAGCCAAGCAGGACGGCACGCCGGTAACGTTCAAAACACATGGTTTGGATGCAGTAACGCGAGGATGCTTGGGGGGCACAGGCTTTTGTTTCGTTTCCCACCGAGGCGTGGTGCAGCCGTGCGGATTCCTCGATGTAAATTGCGGCAACGTTACCCGGACATCTTTTGTCGATATCTGGCAGCGCTCCGATGTGTTTTTGTCTTTACGCAATTATAAAAAACTAAAAGGAAAATGCAGAAAATGTGAATTTGTAAACGTCTGCGGGGGCTGCAGAGCAAGAGCCTATGAGGCGACCGGTGATTTTTTGGCTGAAGAGCCGCTTTGCAGTTATCATCCGGTTTCACTCTAGTCATAAAATCGCTTCGCGATTTTAGGCAACGTCCCGCTTCCAGCGGGACTTGAAAGCGAAATGGATGACCAGATTTTAAATCGTGTATTGTTCCGATACCTAAGTTAGCCCGGATTTCTCAGGTT from Candidatus Desulfatibia profunda encodes:
- the ahbD gene encoding heme b synthase; translated protein: MTAAHPHHDKRPSNARDDSGKGSGLRLVAWETTRNCNLACVHCRASATRGPFNGELDTRASFRLLDQIAAVAKPIVILTGGEPLLRPDIFEIATYGTAKGLRMVMAPNGTLITKTLAQKMAKAGIKRISVSLDGATKASHDRFRGVEGAFDGAVRGISMVKDAGIEFQINTTITKINLNEIPQIQKLAIELGAVAHHIFLLVPTGRGKYIVDQEITAAEYERTLNWFYDQRDKTPLQLKATCAPHYYRILRQRAKQDGTPVTFKTHGLDAVTRGCLGGTGFCFVSHRGVVQPCGFLDVNCGNVTRTSFVDIWQRSDVFLSLRNYKKLKGKCRKCEFVNVCGGCRARAYEATGDFLAEEPLCSYHPVSL